The sequence below is a genomic window from Bradyrhizobium sp. CCGUVB1N3.
CGCGCTGACTCGTGGACCGTTGTCGTCATGGCGACGCTGTGCGTGGCCTGGCTCACTGCGTGTCCCACAGGCGCCAGATGTGACTCATGTAGACCGCGACGGTCTTCTTGGTCTTGGCCCAGTCCTTGAACGGCCGCGACCAGTACTCCCACGCGCCGCCTGTGGCCTTGAACGGGACCGGGCTGTCGCTGATCGCGCCGGTCGGGTGCTGCTGCCCAGTCGGGTTCGGGTGGAAGCGGGGCGACACGTTCGGGCCGCCAGGAGGTGTCAGCGGGAAGTCGGCCGGGATGACGAGCCCGATGCGCACCTTAGTGCCGGCGTACTTGCCGGTCTCGATCCTGTAGTCGAAGGCCACATGGTCGGTCGTGCCCGCCACGACCGTCGGCGCGCAGCCGAGCTTGGTGAGCTCGGCGACGAACCGCTCGGTGCCGACCAGAGTGCGGCCGTCCGAGACCGGCGTCGGGCCGACGGTCACGATCTGGAACCGCTCGCAGTCGTGCAGCCTGATCGGTTCGTTGCCCTTGCCCTCGAAGCTGACCGACTTGTTACCGACGATCTCGACCAGGTAGCTGTCGGCCGGGTCGCGACCGCCGAACTCCTTGATGATCTCGTTCGGCGTCCATTCGACCCGCTTGGTGCTGAACTCCTCACCGTCCACCTCGAAGTGGATAACGTGGTCGTGGCGCGTCCTCTCGAGATCGGTCTCGGCCTCCTCGAGCTTGTGGGTCGCCTCCTCTAAGTCAGCGAGGCCGTGTTTGACCTCTTGCTCGGACTCGGTGACCTTCTCCTTGGCAGCCTTGACGGCCGCCAAAGCGGCCTGCTCGGCGTCGTCGCCACAGCCCTCGCGGCCGTGGCCCGGCAGATCGGGCGGAGAGGTATCCTGTGATTCTGGAGGGGTATTCATGGTTGTTTCTTTCGTAGTTTCAGATTGATAGGTCGTCCGGCTAGGAAGACCCTGTCCGTATAGATATATCGAACGTTGCCGTTTGTCAATCGACGTGGTACGACTGCGTTCGCCATTGAAAACGCGCCGCCGCGCGGTCGTGAGCAAATCCCGATTCAATAGAAAGTCTAACGAATGAGCTTGGGCGCACGCCTCAAGGAGCTGCGAGTCCAGCGGAACCAGTCGCTGCAGGATGTCGCCGACGCCGTTGGAGCGTCGAAGGCGCACATCTGGGAAATCGAGCGCGGTGGGAGCAAGAACCCGACGATGGACCTTCTCACCAAGTTGGCATCGCACCTCGGCGTCTCGGTTGCCTATCTCGTCGGCGAGCAAGCAAACCAGAAGGACGCCGAGGCTGTGGCCATGTTCCACAAATTCAGGAGTCTGGACGACAGCGACCGCGAGGCCATCAACCGGCT
It includes:
- a CDS encoding helix-turn-helix domain-containing protein — encoded protein: MSLGARLKELRVQRNQSLQDVADAVGASKAHIWEIERGGSKNPTMDLLTKLASHLGVSVAYLVGEQANQKDAEAVAMFHKFRSLDDSDREAINRLMEHLKKKEGGG